A stretch of Mustela nigripes isolate SB6536 chromosome 6, MUSNIG.SB6536, whole genome shotgun sequence DNA encodes these proteins:
- the LOC132020377 gene encoding olfactory receptor 6C4-like: protein MKNRTLTEFILLGFTNQPEVQAVICIFLFLIYMISVLGNLTIIILTLVDPHLQTPMYFFLRNFSFLEVSFTSIFIPRFLTSVTTGNKVISFAGCFIQYFFAIFLGATEFYLLASMSYDRYVAICKPLHYLTIMNNRVCIQLVFCSWLGGFLAILPPIILMSQVDFCASNVVNHYFCDYGPLLELACSDTSLLEGMVLFVAVVTLVVTLLLVTFSYTFIIRTILRIPSAQQRTKAFSTCSSHMIVVCLSYGSCMFMYINPSAKEEGAFNKGMAVLITSITPLLNPFIYTLRNQQVKQAFKDTIKKIVKF from the coding sequence ATGAAAAACAGGACGTTGACTGAATTTATTCTGTTGGGCTTCACAAATCAACCTGAGGTCCAGGCTGTGATATGCATCTTTCTGTTCCTCATCTACATGATAAGTGTCCTAGGAAATCTGACTATCATCATTCTCACTCTAGTAGACCCTCACCTCCAGAcccccatgtatttcttcctccGGAATTTCTCCTTCTTAGAAGTTTCCTTCACATCCATTTTTATTCCCAGATTTCTGACCAGCGTGACAACAGGAAATAAAGTCATCAGTTTTGCTGGATGtttcattcaatatttttttgCTATATTTCTTGGGGCAACAGAGTTTTACCTCTTGGCTTCTATGTCCTATGACCGCTATGTTGCCATCTGCAAACCCCTGCATTACCTGACCATCATGAACAACAGGGTCTGCATACAACTCGTGTTCTGCTCCTGGCTGGGGGGATTCCTAGCTATCTTACCCCCAATCATCCTGATGAGCCAGGTAGATTTCTGTGCTTCCAATGTTGTGAATCACTATTTCTGTGACTATGGGCCCCTTCTGGAGCTGGCCTGCTCAGACACAAGCCTCCTAGAAGGGATGGTCCTCTTCGTGGCAGTTGTGACTCTGGTGGTTACTCTACTGCTAGTGACATTTTCTTACACATTCATTATCAGGACCATTTTGAGGATcccttctgcccagcaaaggacaAAGGCTTTTTCCACTTGTTCCTCCCACATGATTGTCGTCTGCCTCTCCTATGGCAGCTGCATGTTTATGTATATTAATCCCTCTGCAAAAGAAGAAGGTGCCTTCAACAAAGGAATGGCTGTGCTCATTACCTCAATTACTCCCTTGTTAAACCCCTTCATTTATACTCTAAGAAATCAGCAAGTGAAGCAAGCATtcaaagacaccatcaaaaagaTTGTGAAGTTTTAA
- the LOC132020378 gene encoding olfactory receptor 2AP1-like: protein MSIIKKTTGNNFWLARLWKGLWSTIANRTIVTEFFLQGLTDTKELQVAVFLLLLLAYLVTVSGNLVVISLTLLDTRLQTPMYFFLRNLSCLEIWFQTVIVPKMLLNIATGTKTISFAGCITQDFFHIFLGATEFLLLTAMAYDWYIAICQPLRYPILMSNRVCTQLILTCWLAGFSFIIVPVILTSQLPFCDTHINHFFCDYTPLMEVVCSGPQVLEMVAFTLAVVALVSTLVLITISYVQIIRTIIRIPSVQERKKAFSTCSSHIIVVTMCYGSCFFMYIKPSPGKGVDFNKGVSLINTIIAPLLNPFIYTLRNQQVKQVVKDLIRKMGWLQNK, encoded by the exons ATGTCTATTATCAAGAAGACAACAGGTAACAACttctg GCTTGCACGTTTGTGGAAAGGGCTGTGGTCCACCATAGCCAATAGGACCATAGTGACTGAGTTCTTCCTCCAAGGCCTGACAGACACCAAAGAGCTTCAGGTGGCAGTTTTTCTGCTCCTGCTGCTCGCCTACCTCGTGACTGTCTCTGGAAACCTGGTTGTCATCAGCCTGACATTGCTGGACACCCGCTTGCAAACCCCGATGTACTTCTTCCTCCGGAATCTGTCCTGCCTGGAAATTTGGTTCCAGACCGTCATCGTGCCCAAGATGTTGCTCAACATTGCCACAGGGACCAAGACCATTAGTTTTGCTGGCTGCATCACTCAGGACTTTTTCCATATCTTCCTGGGGGCTACAGAGTTCCTCCTCCTCACAGCCATGGCCTACGACTGGTACATCGCCATCTGCCAGCCCCTCCGCTACCCCATCCTCATGAGCAACAGAGTCTGCACGCAGCTTATCCTCACCTGCTGGCTGGCAGGGTTCTCCTTCATCATCGTGCCTGTCATCCTGACCAGTCAGCTTCCATTCTGTGACACCCACATCAACCACTTCTTCTGTGACTATACACCTCTCATGGAGGTGGTGTGCAGCGGACCACAGGTGTTAGAGATGGTGGCCTTCACCCTGGCTGTGGTGGCTCTGGTCAGCACTCTGGTGCTGATCACCATATCCTATGTCCAGATCATCCGAACAATCATCAGGATCCCCTCTgtccaggagagaaagaaagctttCTCTACCTGTTCCTCCCACATTATTGTGGTCACCATGTGCTATGGCAGCTGCTTCTTTATGTACATAAAGCCCTCTCCAGGCAAGGGGGTTGATTTCAACAAAGGAGTGTCTCTAATCAATACAATTATTGCCCCCCTCTTGAATCCCTTCATCTATACTCTCAGGAACCAACAAGTTAAGCAAGTAGTGAAAGACCTGATCAGGAAAATGGGTTGGCTCCAAAATAAATGA
- the LOC132020380 gene encoding olfactory receptor 10P1, with protein MAEENRTLPEFLLLGFSDLRALQGPLFWVVLLFYLVTLLGNSMIILLTQVSPALHSPMYFFLRHLSVLELLYTTDIVPRTLADLASQQPRAISFPSCVAQMYVFIVLGISECCLLTAMAYDRYAAICRPLHYSTLMSWRACMAMVAVSWLMGVITATTHSSLIFTLPFPSRPIIPHFLCDILPVLRLASAGKHRSEISVVTATVVFIMVPFSLIVASYARILGVILAMASTQSRRKVFSTCSSHLLVVCLFFGTASITYIRPRAGSSVTMNRILSLFYTVITPMLNPIIYTLRNKEVAGALHHMAKRQVSSL; from the coding sequence ATGGCTGAGGAAAATCGGACTCTGCCTGAATTTCTCCTTCTAGGATTCTCTGATCTCCGGGCCCTGCAGGGCCCCCTGTTCTGGGTGGTGCTTCTGTTCTACCTCGTCACCTTGCTGGGTAACTCTATGATCATCCTCCTCACACAGGTCAGCCCGGCCCTGCActcccccatgtacttcttcctgcgTCACCTCTCAGTGCTGGAGCTCCTGTACACCACGGACATCGTGCCCCGGACCCTGGCTGACCTGGCCTCCCAACAGCCCCGGGCCATCTCCTTCCCGAGCTGTGTAGCCCAGATGTATGTCTTCATTGTCCTGGGCATTTCAGAGTGCTGCCTGCTCACAgccatggcctatgaccgctatgccGCCATCTGCCGGCCCCTGCACTATTCCACCCTCATGAGCTGGAGGGCCTGCATGGCTATGGTGGCTGTCTCCTGGCTCATGGGCGTCATCACAGCCACCACCCACTCATCCCTCATCTtcactctccctttccccagccGCCCCATCATCCCACACTTCCTCTGTGACATCCTGCCAGTACTGAGGCTGGCGAGTGCTGGAAAGCACAGGAGTGAAATCTCTGTGGTGACAGCCACTGTGGTCTTCATCATGGTCCCCTTCTCTCTGATCGTCGCCTCTTATGCCCGCATCCTGGGGGTCATCCTGGCAATGGCCTCTACCCAGAGCCGCCGCAAGGtcttctccacctgctcctcccatCTGCTCGTGGTCTGCCTCTTCTTTGGAACAGCCAGCATCACCTACATCCGGCCCCGGGCAGGCTCTTCTGTCACCATGAACCGCATCCTCAGCCTCTTCTACACAGTCATCACGCCCATGCTCAACCCTATCATCTATACCCTTCGGAACAAGGAGGTGGCAGGCGCCCTGCACCACATGGCCAAGAGGCAGGTCTCCTCACTCTGA